One window from the genome of Erwinia sorbitola encodes:
- a CDS encoding LacI family DNA-binding transcriptional regulator: protein MAKQIHHRATRADVAKAAGTSVAVVSYVVNNGPRPVAPATRERVLAAIKSTGYRPNSVARALASGTTRTYGLVVPNIGNAFIASLAHELQQQALANDMVMLLGDAGDSRKRELQLINNLLSQQVNGLFYISVDRHPYIDVLQSSGTPFVMLDRVDPSLQVNVIRVDERAASRQVTAHLLSHGYQEVGIFCGPPEMLNTQDRLLGWRDALAEFGVEERPEWIFHTTYTRDGGYQAAQRMMQGSTRPRALFTSNEAQAIGCIRALSEHQIRVPDQLALVCFNGTDQSAYHVPSLTTVRQPVHEMAKTAIKMLAAWKGESMLSEFSHHLELGESCGCELADNKITI, encoded by the coding sequence GTGGCAAAACAGATTCATCATCGTGCTACTCGTGCTGATGTAGCAAAGGCAGCCGGAACCTCGGTGGCGGTAGTGAGCTACGTCGTGAATAACGGGCCGCGTCCGGTGGCACCAGCGACCCGTGAGCGCGTACTTGCCGCGATTAAAAGCACCGGTTATCGCCCGAATAGCGTGGCTCGTGCGCTGGCTTCCGGCACCACGCGAACCTACGGGCTGGTGGTGCCGAATATTGGTAACGCGTTTATTGCTTCGCTGGCTCATGAGCTGCAACAGCAGGCGCTGGCAAACGATATGGTAATGCTGCTGGGCGATGCTGGCGACAGCCGTAAACGCGAGTTGCAGCTGATCAACAATCTGCTGAGTCAGCAGGTGAACGGCCTGTTCTATATCAGCGTCGATCGTCACCCCTATATTGATGTGCTGCAATCCAGCGGCACCCCTTTTGTGATGCTGGATCGGGTTGATCCCTCATTGCAGGTAAATGTAATACGCGTTGATGAACGCGCAGCATCGCGTCAGGTCACCGCTCATCTGTTGAGTCACGGCTATCAGGAAGTGGGCATTTTCTGCGGCCCGCCGGAGATGCTGAATACACAGGATCGTCTGCTCGGATGGCGTGATGCGCTAGCGGAATTTGGTGTGGAAGAGCGCCCTGAGTGGATCTTCCATACCACTTACACCCGCGATGGTGGTTATCAGGCGGCACAGCGCATGATGCAGGGATCGACGCGTCCGCGGGCGCTGTTTACTTCCAACGAAGCGCAGGCTATTGGTTGCATCCGTGCCCTGTCTGAACACCAAATCCGCGTGCCGGATCAGCTGGCGCTGGTCTGTTTTAACGGCACCGATCAATCTGCTTATCACGTGCCTTCACTGACTACCGTTCGTCAGCCGGTGCATGAGATGGCAAAAACTGCCATAAAAATGCTGGCGGCGTGGAAAGGTGAGAGCATGCTCAGTGAGTTCTCTCATCATCTTGAACT
- a CDS encoding MFS transporter — protein sequence MSTPQSVAQDIAMPSSSAADERLATPEGRKDFWRATFSCWLGTAMEYADFALYGLAAGIIFGDVFFPEATPAMALLSTFATWSVGFIARPIGALFFGWLGDRKGRKVVMVSTIILMGASTTLIGLIPSYASIGLWAPACLVVLRFSQGFGAGAELSGGTVMLGEYAPAQRRGLVSSIIALGSNSGTLLASLVWLAVVQMDQQSLQEWGWRIPFLCSSLIALAALWIRRNLRETPVFERKKAELEAERQQVLAAAPAVADSRGFWRRSRAFLTMVGLRIGENGPSYLAQGFIIGYVVKVLAVDKSVATTAVFIASLLGFLIIPLAGWLSDRFGRRITYRVFCLLLILYAFPAFMLLDSREPAIVIATIVTGMGLASLGIFGVQAAWGVELFGVHHRYTKMATAKELGSILSGGTAPLVASALLAWTGHWWPIATYFAVMAGIGFFTTFVAPETRGRDLNAPEDAI from the coding sequence ATGTCTACACCTCAAAGCGTTGCACAGGATATTGCAATGCCGTCCAGTTCGGCGGCAGATGAACGTTTAGCGACACCGGAAGGGCGCAAGGATTTTTGGCGTGCAACTTTCTCGTGCTGGCTTGGCACGGCGATGGAATACGCCGATTTCGCCTTATATGGTCTGGCTGCCGGAATTATTTTCGGTGATGTATTCTTCCCCGAAGCCACCCCGGCAATGGCACTACTCTCTACTTTTGCAACCTGGTCGGTTGGCTTTATTGCCCGCCCGATTGGTGCACTCTTCTTTGGCTGGCTTGGCGATCGTAAAGGTCGAAAAGTCGTCATGGTCTCCACCATCATCCTGATGGGCGCATCCACCACTCTTATTGGTCTTATCCCCAGCTATGCCTCAATTGGCCTCTGGGCACCGGCATGTCTGGTGGTGCTGCGCTTTAGCCAGGGCTTTGGGGCGGGAGCAGAACTCTCCGGCGGTACGGTGATGCTGGGCGAATATGCACCGGCACAGCGGCGCGGTCTGGTCTCCTCGATTATTGCCCTCGGCTCCAACAGCGGTACGCTGCTGGCCTCGCTGGTCTGGCTGGCAGTAGTGCAGATGGATCAGCAATCCCTGCAAGAGTGGGGCTGGCGTATCCCGTTCCTGTGCAGCTCGCTGATTGCGCTGGCAGCGCTGTGGATCCGTCGTAACCTGCGTGAAACCCCGGTATTTGAGCGCAAAAAAGCCGAGCTTGAGGCCGAGCGCCAGCAGGTTCTGGCCGCTGCGCCAGCGGTAGCAGATAGCCGTGGATTCTGGAGACGCAGCCGTGCCTTCCTGACGATGGTCGGCCTGCGCATTGGCGAAAACGGCCCGTCCTATCTTGCTCAGGGCTTTATTATCGGCTACGTAGTGAAAGTGCTGGCGGTGGATAAATCGGTGGCTACCACCGCAGTGTTTATCGCTTCGCTACTTGGCTTCCTGATTATCCCGCTGGCCGGCTGGCTGTCGGATCGCTTTGGTCGCCGTATTACCTATCGTGTCTTCTGTCTGCTGCTGATCCTCTACGCTTTCCCGGCCTTTATGCTGCTGGACTCGCGTGAACCGGCGATCGTGATTGCGACTATAGTGACAGGTATGGGCCTGGCATCGCTGGGCATTTTCGGCGTACAGGCGGCATGGGGGGTGGAGCTGTTTGGCGTTCACCACCGCTACACCAAAATGGCGACAGCGAAAGAGCTGGGGTCAATTCTTTCCGGTGGCACTGCCCCGCTAGTGGCATCTGCGCTCCTGGCCTGGACCGGTCACTGGTGGCCTATTGCCACTTACTTTGCGGTAATGGCGGGTATCGGTTTCTTCACTACTTTTGTGGCACCGGAAACGCGAGGCCGCGATCTTAACGCACCGGAAGATGCGATTTAA
- a CDS encoding histidine phosphatase family protein, with protein MTITLMRHGKPDHYLPGRRSALAMAEWCEAYDLAEICDLPPERSLRLAADADIIVTSTLPRALSSLAKLGQSASHVDAIYREAALPVMPLAFPALPPLLWLPLLRAMWLFGYKGQVESYAQAKQRAIMAAEQLIQLSAKGNVLLVGHGIMNKLIARRLRHLGWLGEKHASSRYWSSAIYHPPVI; from the coding sequence ATGACGATTACACTAATGCGCCACGGCAAACCAGACCACTATCTGCCCGGTCGCCGTTCTGCGCTGGCAATGGCGGAATGGTGTGAGGCTTACGACCTGGCTGAAATCTGCGATCTGCCGCCGGAGCGCAGCCTGCGGCTGGCCGCCGATGCTGACATAATTGTGACCAGCACACTGCCACGTGCCCTCTCCTCGCTGGCGAAACTCGGCCAATCCGCCAGCCATGTAGATGCAATCTATCGCGAAGCGGCGCTGCCGGTGATGCCGCTGGCGTTCCCCGCCCTGCCCCCGCTGCTGTGGCTGCCACTACTGCGGGCGATGTGGTTATTTGGCTACAAAGGGCAGGTTGAGTCTTACGCCCAGGCAAAACAGCGGGCTATTATGGCCGCTGAACAGCTGATCCAGCTCTCAGCCAAAGGTAATGTGTTGCTGGTCGGGCACGGTATTATGAATAAGCTGATTGCGCGCAGGCTACGCCATCTGGGATGGCTGGGAGAGAAGCACGCCAGCAGCCGCTACTGGAGCAGCGCCATTTATCATCCCCCGGTTATTTAA
- a CDS encoding Hcp family type VI secretion system effector: MTPKGDNGEFQYFLNLVGEQQGVISAGCNTIDSVGNKYQKNHPNEIQVLSLNHSLSREQHCNHHPIEFIKPVDKSSPLIGVAISNNERLTATFEVYWLNQSGVLEVFYRVKLKHATIVNVSSTYPHVINSSGIMPYEQISLRYESIKWEHKIAATSGYSIWDDRVY, from the coding sequence ATGACGCCAAAAGGAGATAACGGTGAGTTTCAATATTTTTTAAACTTAGTAGGTGAGCAGCAAGGAGTAATATCTGCTGGTTGCAACACTATAGATTCTGTTGGTAACAAATATCAAAAAAACCACCCAAACGAAATACAAGTACTCTCATTAAATCATAGTTTGTCACGTGAACAACATTGCAATCATCACCCTATAGAATTTATAAAGCCTGTAGATAAATCATCACCGCTAATAGGGGTGGCAATATCTAACAATGAAAGGCTTACCGCTACCTTTGAGGTATATTGGCTTAATCAATCAGGTGTATTGGAAGTTTTTTATAGAGTTAAATTGAAACATGCAACTATTGTGAATGTGAGTTCAACTTACCCACACGTAATTAATAGCTCTGGAATAATGCCGTACGAACAAATCTCATTGAGATACGAATCAATTAAATGGGAACATAAAATAGCAGCAACATCGGGTTATAGCATTTGGGATGACCGCGTTTACTAA
- a CDS encoding TonB-dependent receptor domain-containing protein produces MKSLSLANCALASFLVIPAATIAAEGEKGSTVFSTLSVSDSSKQTRQEDVGSSEATFITPGAVSSRVASKKLQSLDSTLRSVPGTYTQLDPLQGAVTMNVRGMSGLGRVNTMVDGVTQTYYGMAPTSYHAGTNSSAAVLIDPNFLAGVDITRGTSAGSQGVNALAGSANMRTIGVDDVVQHNRQTGVMSRFSLGDNGMGRSGMVAAAGKTEKFGNGGHLGALVGISRTTTYPTWKNGAGQDSKEMIGEDSNYMKQEPKSQLYKLDFSPDGNNDIEFSARNYDSKYTRREITSDDYYLKYHYFPLSELVDVNLLLSSSRSNQNYEFDSISNFNSASTTNKSNAIDASNTSRFSLADYDLTFLLGGKIVDTDYTRQFQQEYVTGRNAFAPSGSQKISALYTGLTINKDIYQLDVNLNYTRSQVSGVKPACADDERCFPQGEATLELDHKAVNPSATLSAQVTPWLQPFVTWSRSSRAPNVQEVFFSNEGGASMNPFLKPEKAETWQLGVNVVKDGLLLQEDKLMLKALAYRTRTKGYIAGESFFLCNDGALCHDIDNSSSGFNARVFTNSATPVTANGYEAELSYDAQVAYLNLSYSEQYTNQPTSLASSTQDFGYDDISDLPRRYITLDIGARFFEQKLVVGSLIKYTGRSKRLDTEGINVDTNSVHKIDMPKVPTIIDLYSSYQVTDNMDLRFTVQNVANKNYADALNRLNQDLSNAAEGVSINNTARGRTYVFGGEVRF; encoded by the coding sequence TTGAAATCCTTATCTTTAGCCAACTGCGCGTTGGCGAGTTTCCTTGTTATACCTGCCGCCACCATCGCTGCCGAAGGGGAAAAAGGCAGTACCGTTTTCTCAACATTATCTGTCTCTGACTCCAGTAAACAGACCAGACAGGAGGATGTGGGATCCTCTGAAGCGACGTTTATTACACCGGGTGCCGTCAGCTCACGGGTAGCCAGTAAAAAACTGCAAAGCCTCGACAGTACGCTGCGTAGCGTACCTGGTACTTATACCCAGCTTGACCCGTTGCAGGGCGCGGTGACGATGAACGTGCGTGGAATGAGCGGGCTGGGGCGGGTCAATACCATGGTCGATGGGGTGACGCAGACCTATTACGGCATGGCACCTACCAGCTATCACGCCGGAACCAACAGCTCTGCCGCTGTGCTGATCGACCCTAACTTCCTGGCTGGAGTGGATATAACACGCGGTACCAGCGCCGGATCGCAGGGGGTGAATGCGCTGGCGGGCAGCGCCAATATGCGCACTATCGGCGTTGATGATGTGGTGCAACATAACCGCCAGACCGGCGTAATGTCCCGTTTTTCACTGGGCGATAATGGAATGGGCCGCAGCGGAATGGTGGCAGCCGCCGGAAAAACGGAGAAATTCGGTAACGGCGGCCATCTGGGCGCACTGGTTGGGATAAGCCGCACTACCACCTATCCTACCTGGAAAAATGGTGCCGGGCAGGACAGTAAAGAGATGATCGGTGAAGACAGTAACTATATGAAACAGGAGCCGAAGTCACAGCTGTATAAGCTGGATTTCAGCCCTGACGGCAATAACGATATTGAGTTTAGCGCACGTAATTACGACAGCAAATATACCCGCCGCGAGATCACCAGCGACGATTACTATCTTAAATATCACTATTTCCCGCTTTCTGAGCTGGTGGATGTGAATCTGCTTCTCAGCAGCAGTCGTTCCAATCAAAACTATGAATTTGACTCGATTTCAAACTTTAACAGCGCATCAACCACCAATAAATCCAACGCGATAGATGCCAGCAACACCAGCCGTTTCTCGCTGGCGGATTATGACCTCACCTTCCTGCTGGGCGGTAAAATTGTTGATACTGACTATACGCGCCAGTTTCAGCAGGAGTATGTCACCGGCCGTAATGCATTTGCGCCCAGCGGATCGCAGAAGATTAGCGCTCTGTATACCGGGCTGACCATCAATAAAGATATCTACCAGCTGGATGTTAATCTGAACTATACGCGCAGCCAGGTGAGCGGTGTGAAACCCGCCTGTGCGGATGACGAGCGCTGTTTCCCGCAGGGTGAAGCAACGCTGGAGCTTGATCATAAGGCTGTTAACCCCTCGGCAACCTTATCGGCACAGGTTACCCCCTGGCTGCAACCGTTCGTCACATGGAGCCGCTCCTCACGCGCACCGAACGTGCAGGAAGTGTTTTTCTCCAACGAGGGCGGCGCATCGATGAATCCATTCCTTAAACCGGAAAAAGCTGAGACCTGGCAGCTGGGCGTGAACGTGGTGAAAGACGGGCTGCTGCTACAGGAGGATAAGCTGATGTTAAAAGCCCTTGCCTACCGTACGCGCACTAAAGGCTACATCGCCGGAGAGTCGTTCTTCCTGTGTAATGATGGCGCACTGTGCCACGATATCGACAATTCATCCTCCGGCTTTAATGCCCGGGTGTTTACCAACTCCGCGACGCCGGTAACCGCTAATGGTTATGAAGCAGAACTGAGCTACGATGCGCAGGTCGCCTATCTCAACCTCTCCTATAGCGAGCAGTACACCAACCAGCCGACCTCGCTTGCCAGCTCTACTCAGGACTTTGGTTATGATGATATCAGCGACCTGCCGCGCCGCTATATAACGCTGGATATTGGCGCGCGCTTCTTCGAGCAGAAGCTGGTGGTGGGCAGCCTGATAAAGTACACCGGAAGATCGAAGCGTCTGGATACTGAAGGGATTAACGTTGATACCAACTCGGTTCATAAGATTGATATGCCGAAGGTGCCGACAATTATCGATCTCTACAGCAGTTATCAGGTAACGGATAATATGGACTTACGTTTTACCGTACAAAACGTGGCAAATAAAAACTACGCCGATGCGCTGAACCGTCTTAATCAGGATCTCAGTAACGCTGCGGAGGGAGTGTCGATAAACAACACGGCCCGTGGCCGTACTTATGTATTCGGCGGAGAGGTTCGCTTCTGA
- a CDS encoding S9 family peptidase yields MKYLWGLAAGIILAPCLAAAENPPVAQIVPFSVTTHGDVRVDNYHWLRDDRRTAPAVMDYLNAENRYAAQQSQRWQGLTETILQEMSERQSQDNYAQPWQNNDFTYQSTFAQHANYPQLLRQKNGSSRWEKVLDARERSKGHAYYSLSRYAVSEDNRYLAIAEDTRGDGQNQISVMDISRQQWLPQLTKGTSGEVVFSQDGRSLFYVANHPQTLTPYRVMQHWLTGERPDRLVYEEQDDSLYTGIARSASGAYLIITLSGNDTSEARVLPLNEDNRRPQLIRPRIKGQEYYLDHNNDRFTVRSNHADKNFGIYTFHQPEEAWQSLFAPAPDSEIENFFLFDQWLVVARRAGGQTRLAKLQLASGEWQNLNFPDQSYMVRPGSNSRSGAGVFNYIYSSLAKPLGYYQWDLRSNQTRLVHQKQLPGVDLSRYQSEFVTVVSRDGESIPVSLVYRRDLFHHGKNPLLVYGYGAYGISVDVAFSAPRLSLLDRGFVFAIAHVRGGGEKGIDWYLNGKKNHKQHSINDFNDAAQGLIAQGFGAANRLYAMGGSAGGLLVAAAVNQQPQQFRAVVMQVPFVDVLNTMLDSSLPLTQQEFDEWGNPADASAWQAIKAWSPYDNLRTQPYPNMLVTSGLYDTRVPYWEAAKYIARLRTVNTRPHPLLLLTTNMQAGHGGSAGRYARLKDSAQAFSFLIYSDNNNNHSSGAPR; encoded by the coding sequence ATGAAATACCTTTGGGGTCTGGCTGCCGGCATCATACTGGCGCCGTGTCTTGCTGCTGCCGAAAATCCGCCTGTAGCACAGATTGTTCCGTTTAGCGTGACCACTCACGGTGACGTCAGAGTGGATAATTATCACTGGCTGCGTGATGACCGGCGAACAGCGCCAGCGGTAATGGATTATTTAAATGCCGAGAACCGCTACGCCGCACAGCAATCGCAGCGCTGGCAGGGCTTAACCGAGACCATCCTTCAGGAGATGAGCGAGCGTCAGTCGCAGGATAATTATGCCCAGCCCTGGCAGAATAATGATTTCACCTATCAAAGCACCTTTGCGCAGCACGCCAACTATCCACAGCTGCTACGTCAGAAAAACGGCAGCTCTCGCTGGGAAAAGGTGCTGGATGCGCGTGAGCGTAGCAAAGGCCACGCTTACTACAGCCTCTCTCGCTATGCGGTCAGCGAAGATAACCGCTATCTGGCCATTGCCGAAGATACCCGCGGTGACGGTCAGAATCAGATTAGCGTGATGGATATATCGCGCCAGCAGTGGCTGCCTCAGCTGACTAAAGGCACCTCCGGTGAAGTGGTATTCAGCCAGGACGGACGCTCGCTGTTTTATGTGGCTAATCATCCGCAAACTCTGACGCCATATCGGGTGATGCAGCACTGGCTGACGGGCGAACGCCCTGACCGGCTGGTCTATGAGGAGCAGGATGACAGCCTGTATACCGGTATTGCCCGCTCCGCTTCCGGTGCCTATCTGATTATTACCCTGAGCGGCAATGATACCTCCGAGGCACGGGTGCTACCGCTGAATGAGGACAATAGGCGCCCGCAGCTTATCCGGCCACGGATCAAGGGGCAGGAGTACTACCTCGACCATAACAACGATCGATTCACCGTGCGCAGCAACCATGCGGATAAAAACTTCGGTATCTACACCTTTCATCAGCCGGAGGAGGCGTGGCAAAGCCTGTTCGCGCCTGCCCCTGACAGCGAAATTGAAAATTTCTTCCTGTTTGACCAGTGGCTGGTGGTGGCGCGGCGCGCTGGTGGTCAGACCCGCCTGGCGAAACTACAGCTTGCCAGCGGCGAATGGCAGAACCTGAATTTTCCCGACCAGAGCTATATGGTGCGTCCGGGTAGCAACAGCCGCTCCGGCGCAGGCGTATTTAATTATATCTACTCTTCGCTGGCTAAACCGCTGGGTTATTACCAGTGGGATCTGAGGAGTAATCAGACGCGTCTGGTTCATCAGAAACAGTTGCCCGGTGTGGATTTGAGCCGCTATCAGAGCGAATTTGTCACGGTTGTCTCTCGTGACGGAGAGTCAATTCCGGTGTCGCTGGTTTATCGCCGGGATCTGTTTCATCACGGTAAAAACCCTCTGCTGGTGTATGGCTACGGCGCTTATGGCATCAGTGTGGATGTGGCGTTTAGCGCCCCGCGTCTCAGCCTGCTCGATCGCGGTTTCGTCTTTGCCATTGCCCATGTGCGCGGCGGCGGCGAAAAGGGCATTGACTGGTATCTCAACGGCAAAAAAAACCATAAACAGCACAGCATTAATGACTTTAACGATGCGGCACAGGGCCTGATAGCGCAGGGTTTTGGTGCTGCCAATCGTCTGTACGCCATGGGGGGCAGTGCGGGTGGGCTGCTGGTGGCCGCCGCAGTAAATCAGCAGCCACAGCAGTTCCGGGCGGTGGTGATGCAGGTGCCGTTTGTCGATGTGCTCAACACCATGCTGGATAGTTCGTTACCGCTGACGCAGCAGGAGTTTGACGAGTGGGGCAATCCCGCAGATGCCAGTGCCTGGCAGGCGATCAAAGCCTGGAGTCCTTATGACAACCTGCGTACACAACCCTATCCGAACATGCTGGTCACCAGCGGACTGTACGACACCCGGGTGCCTTACTGGGAGGCGGCAAAATATATCGCCCGCCTGCGCACGGTAAATACTCGCCCGCATCCTCTGCTACTGCTGACCACCAATATGCAGGCGGGCCATGGCGGTAGCGCCGGACGATATGCGCGCCTGAAGGATTCGGCGCAGGCTTTCAGCTTTTTGATCTACAGCGATAACAACAATAATCATTCTTCAGGAGCACCGCGTTGA
- a CDS encoding TonB family protein — protein sequence MSALFNAITPQPESSWGKGALLSLSAHLILALLAVVTFEKQSIETISPAAVMLEFAPEVQTAITRPALPTGVNQQRRVEASKAEVTPEKPETARAVEADEGELALQKPEPAPKPVKKRDVPRENSLNQQALAGNSLVTSQAAPQPQQKRAEKTAAPVESDAAHNQLARITWEGLVMGALNRVKQYPAEAKRRGRAGVARVTFTVNGRGEILASQLADSSGTIALDREALAMLQRASPLPPPPENLLEAGRYRITLPVSFDLKK from the coding sequence ATGAGCGCGCTATTCAACGCCATAACGCCGCAGCCTGAGTCCTCCTGGGGCAAAGGAGCGTTACTCAGCCTGAGCGCTCACCTGATACTGGCCTTGCTGGCGGTGGTCACCTTTGAAAAACAGAGCATTGAAACGATCTCCCCGGCCGCCGTCATGCTGGAATTTGCCCCTGAGGTGCAAACCGCCATTACCCGTCCGGCGTTGCCGACGGGAGTGAATCAGCAGCGTCGGGTCGAGGCTTCTAAAGCGGAAGTGACGCCGGAGAAGCCAGAAACCGCACGGGCAGTGGAGGCAGATGAGGGCGAACTGGCGTTGCAGAAACCTGAGCCTGCACCCAAACCGGTGAAAAAACGCGATGTTCCGCGTGAAAATTCCCTGAATCAGCAGGCGCTGGCGGGAAATTCTCTGGTCACCAGCCAGGCCGCGCCGCAGCCGCAGCAAAAGCGCGCTGAAAAAACCGCCGCACCGGTAGAGAGCGATGCTGCACATAATCAGCTGGCCAGAATAACCTGGGAAGGGCTGGTGATGGGAGCGCTGAACCGGGTGAAACAGTACCCGGCAGAGGCAAAACGCCGTGGTCGCGCAGGCGTTGCCAGAGTGACCTTCACCGTCAACGGTCGCGGCGAGATCCTTGCCAGCCAGCTGGCCGATTCGTCTGGCACTATCGCACTCGATCGCGAGGCGTTAGCCATGCTCCAACGGGCATCCCCGCTGCCGCCGCCGCCGGAAAATTTATTAGAAGCAGGGCGTTACCGCATCACCCTGCCGGTAAGTTTTGATTTAAAGAAATAA
- a CDS encoding ChaN family lipoprotein, which yields MMKINFIAGALLLSLASLLTACQQKATVPQAALSRAVLETSQIKSLTQSQTLTPQALVERLSSAGMVIVGENHREAAHHEIEQWLMTRLAEKRPQGSVLLEMISSDQQAAVDSLRQGLKASPYIREQRIQELLNWNSGWPWPLYRGVVLTALYARYPLLAANLSRAEVSALYQTPQFPPGERSSAPPVIRALSAAIVAMHGGKMERSQLKSMLSIQQNRDRMMAQQLLNAPKPALLIAGSFHAAKNLGVPLHMADLNGPAPVVVILAASGTEVQAEEGDYVWYLPATSP from the coding sequence ATGATGAAAATAAACTTTATTGCAGGGGCACTGCTGCTTTCGCTCGCCTCGCTGTTAACCGCCTGCCAGCAGAAGGCGACCGTGCCGCAGGCGGCCCTCAGCCGCGCTGTGCTGGAAACCTCGCAGATTAAAAGCCTGACGCAGTCGCAAACGCTGACGCCGCAGGCGCTGGTTGAGCGCCTCAGTAGCGCGGGAATGGTGATCGTTGGAGAAAACCATCGCGAGGCGGCGCACCATGAAATCGAACAGTGGTTAATGACCCGGCTGGCGGAAAAACGTCCGCAGGGTAGCGTGCTGCTGGAGATGATTAGCAGCGACCAGCAGGCCGCCGTTGATAGCCTCAGGCAGGGGCTGAAAGCAAGCCCTTACATTCGTGAACAGCGCATTCAGGAACTGCTGAACTGGAATAGCGGCTGGCCCTGGCCGCTCTATCGCGGCGTGGTGCTTACCGCGCTGTATGCCAGATATCCGTTACTGGCGGCCAATCTCAGCCGCGCTGAAGTCAGCGCGCTCTACCAAACCCCGCAGTTTCCGCCTGGAGAGCGCAGCAGCGCGCCGCCGGTAATCCGCGCCTTATCCGCCGCTATTGTTGCGATGCATGGCGGGAAAATGGAGCGCTCCCAGCTCAAATCCATGCTGTCGATACAGCAAAACCGCGATCGCATGATGGCGCAGCAGCTTCTCAACGCTCCCAAACCTGCGCTGCTGATTGCCGGTAGCTTCCACGCGGCGAAAAATCTCGGTGTGCCGCTGCATATGGCGGATCTCAACGGGCCGGCTCCGGTGGTGGTCATCCTTGCGGCGAGCGGAACGGAAGTGCAGGCAGAAGAGGGCGATTATGTCTGGTATCTCCCGGCGACATCTCCCTGA